In Ischnura elegans chromosome 6, ioIscEleg1.1, whole genome shotgun sequence, one genomic interval encodes:
- the LOC124160383 gene encoding uncharacterized protein LOC124160383, producing the protein MATNRQRFGATFCLATVFVLSLLLQDVQSSAVREISPHEIREALLSIGATMRNYGDKLERHEGRERQLGDTLRRALASVDKRVALLQRSSEERHRELERFLIQAEERERIQLQKATQNMEALGSMLEARLSNIEAILQSHSTNQGDGTPNEVPCIKLLEPKIELLQQKMGNLEETVQSGARELSKSYEHINKFEEGLSLNLDKSDNIMEYLLNNKMKDGDSTANIGSTSEEIKSMIMHMIDSLKLLNEDSTRTQQSVLPEIGRATATLEQLREDLRRTNKWQEDLLVQKLNEVQNSTITAIDAILPEDRRSGNEDTCQIREELTAVKEGIKALTDLTETTQTELEKELRKESNRVIAESRDLTDEVVKRVDTAEEALSPAPLIKILTNLEHVIIQAADGVMNVGRRVEHGNLRVISELGEEIKTTSSAVETKISSRLDNLAASVLVNQTGAMETLSQKVESEISQVWRQIGIMYQQLTQSVGMLDKLQVQTENYVNGSLKSMGSVEGRVGQIGEKVGEVEGNLNFLLGRLSLVSTEFNLVKAGLAEALDDVRRNMASVNNNMREAPKGTEYDHVNQVSPIQDE; encoded by the exons ATGGCGACAAACCGGCAAAGGTTTGGTGCTACTTTTTGCCTTGCCACTGTTTTTGTCTTATCTCTTCTTCTTCAAGATGTTCAGAGTTCAGCTGTAAGAGAAATCAG TCCTCATGAGATTCGAGAGGCCCTCCTTTCCATTGGAGCGACCATGAGAAACTATGGAGACAAACTGGAACGTCATGAAGGCAGGGAAAGGCAACTGGGAGACACACTGAGGAGAGCTCTTGCCTCTGTCGATAAGCGTGTTGCTCTCTTACAGAGATCCTCCGAGGAAAGGCATCGAGAACTTGAGCGCTTCTTGATTCAG gctgaagaaagagagagaatccAACTACAGAAGGCAACACAAAATATGGAAGCATTGGGATCAATGCTTGAAGCTCGTCTCAGTAATATTGAGGCTATCTTACAATCACACTCAACAAACCAAGGAGACGGAACACCAAATGAAGTCCCTTGCATCAAATTACTCGAGCCAAAAATTGAACTTCTACAGCAAAAAATGGGAAATCTTGAGGAAACGGTCCAGAGTGGTGCCAGGGAGCTGTCCAAATCTTATGagcatataaataaatttgaggaaGGCTTGAGTCTGAATCTTGATAAATCTGATAACATTATGGAGTACTTACTGAATAACAAGATGAAAG ATGGAGACAGCACAGCAAACATTGGATCTACATCAGAAGAAATTAAATCAATGATAATGCACATGATTGACAGTTTGAAATTGCTGAACGAAGACTCCACGCGAACTCAGCAGTCAGTCCTCCCAGAAATAGGTCGTGCCACGGCCACACTGGAACAACTTCGGGAAGATCTGAGAAGGACGAACAAGTGGCAGGAAGATCTATTGGTGCAAAAACTGAATGAGGTGCAGAATTCGACTATAACTGCCATCGATGCAATTCTTCCAGAAGATAGGAGATCAGGCAATGAAGATACTTGCCAAATTCGCGAGGAATTGACAGCAGTGAAAGAGGGGATCAAGGCCCTGACAGACTTGACTGAAACTACCCAGACTGAACTTGAAAAGGAACTTCGTAAGGAGAGCAACAGAGTAATTGCGGAATCAAGAGATTTGACTGATGAAGTCGTGAAAAGGGTAGACACTGCTGAAGAAGCCCTTTCTCCAGCACCTCTAATCAAGATCCTTACCAACTTGGAACATGTGATAATACAGGCAGCTGACGGAGTGATGAATGTTGGAAGAAGAGTGGAACATGGCAACCTACGTGTGATAA gtGAACTTGGAGAAGAGATAAAGACAACATCATCTGCAGTTGAAACCAAAATATCCTCAAGGCTGGACAACTTGGCTGCTTCTGTACTCGTTAATCAGACTGGAGCAATGGAAACTTTGTCCCAAAAAGTTGAGAGTGAAATAAGCCAAGTATGGAGGCAAATTGGTATTATGTATCAGCAGCTCACCCAATCAGTGGGAATGCTTGACAAACTTCAG GTCCAGACTGAAAACTATGTGAACGGAAGTCTGAAGTCAATGGGAAGTGTGGAGGGCAGGGTGGGGCAGATCGGTGAAAAGGTAGGCGAGGTAGAAGGAAACTTGAACTTCTTGCTCGGGCGCCTTTCACTAGTGTCAACCGAGTTCAACCTGGTGAAAGCTGGACTGGCAGAGGCCCTCGATGACGTTCGCCGAAACATGGCATCAGTCAACAACAACATGAGGGAAGCACCAAAAGGCACCGAATATGACCATGTAAACCAGGTGTCACCAATCCAagatgagtga